CATCAAATAGATTAACTGTAAAGTACATGCATTTACCTACATACCATCCCTGTGATGCACATGCATACGCTTGATTCCCGCCTGAACTCACGGATCCGAAAGTCTCGTTACTTTTTGTGGTGTACACAAACGTTGTGACCGTATTACCATCTGAAATGCGTTTTATTTCTTTGAAGTTTCTCGTCACACATAATACATCACCGGATGTAGGTATGTGAGCAACCTGGTGAACGTTGCACAAAAtcgttttcaaataaaaatcatttttattgaaattacaaAGGTACACTGTACCTGAACTCAGAAGAAACGTTTGAAGGTTTTGCAAAGGTATGATgtcttttattgattttgtacGAAATGTGCACCTATGTAAACCCTCACAATCATAGAACTCCTCTTCATCCTCTTCCATCTTCTTTGCTTTTTCAGCCTCATTGAAAGAAATTTCATCTGATGACATTTCCGTTTCTGATATTTTCccaaatatatcatttaaatatcTACTTGACGATCCTATTTCAAACCCAATCAGATCAGACGTTTCATCGCTAGACGACTCGTTTGCGTCTACAAGACCTCGCACTGCACAATTGATGCGTATGATTTCCAGATTACATCTTTCAGATTCGAGATGGATGTCTCTTTCTCTCATTTTGAGTAAAGCGgagataatattttttttctccttCAAATATTTGTCCCGCTCTTCCCTGAATTGAATGATCATATCCGTCAAATTTTCCCTCCAAATTCTCACTTTTGCAATGATTTCTTCTTCTCTGTCGATAACATTTCGGAGAAGATCTTCTGTGTGCTGAGCTAACCGATCCTGCTCTCCCTGTGAATCGACAACGAGTCTCTCTAGAAATTGTATTGACTTTTCATTCTTTAAAACCCCTTGCAGTTCCTGTTGATGAAATTCAACCACTTCTGATACGTTACAGAGTTTATGTCCAGCGTGATCATGTGTTATACAGTCACAACACAGGAGATGGTCACAGTCTTTACAAAACAGCGGTAACAAGTCATTAGAATGGACGGTACATGTCAGGTTTACATCCGCCATTTTCTATCGATCTGTGACAGATATCAGTAGGACGTCTCATATATGGCAAGCCGACTGAgtcaaaaatgttttgatgGTGATAATTACACACAACCATTAGCAACAAGCTTATACAGCTATGGTAAGAGGGTTTACATCAGAACAATGCATGTTTACAGATGATAACAAACTCCATATATAAACGAATATAAGACAcatgtattacaatatatatagaaCAATAGATTTAAACAACACCTAGCACCTAAAAGTATCGGATCCACAAAGTCAAATACGAAAATTATATAAAGCGCTGAAATTACcaaatgattttgattaaagATTAATCCAATTTCTATGATCAAAATAGAGGCTTCAtggcaacctatcattgggtcaaatgctgtctgacgtgtttcataccgattgttgggccgttcttggcacactgatttggactacggataaatccttttacctgatcaggatattgggctcacggcgggtgtgaccggtcgataggggatgattactcctcctaggcaccttatcctacccctggtgtgtccaggaatccgtgtttgccaCCTAagtattttgtgttgcttataggagttatgatattgatcactgttcgttatctttgcctttcatgtAACAAGTTAACAGGAGATGTTTAGATATCGTATTACTGTTCATTACTTTCAACTCTTTTAACTTATGCTTATCGGATATTGAAATATTATTATTCAGTTTTTATAGACCATGgatattctattttatcaatTCAAAAAGATAAGGAATAGTGATAAATCTCAGAATTTCTATAAGTCATACGAAATTAACAGTAGGGTACATGTAAGCACGGATCCCTGGAAAATACAAGGGTAagaccaggtgcctagaaggagtaagcaccccctgttgaccagtcacacatAGTGAACCCCACATCTTGATCATGTGAAGTGTAATCGACAGTCATGATTTTATGATGTTAAAATCAAAACGCTATCGACTTTGTATGTCGCTCTAGACAGGATAGATATGTTTTGGGTCAAGTGTGAAGATGGAATATTATATGCATCAAAACGGTAGGTGCACAGAGGACGTAATTCGGCATtgcaaaaatttcaaaattctaaaaATCCTTTACTGTGATTAAATTGCATATAAAAAATCAAGAGAATCTATGCTTTCATCTGTTTCTCATGACGTTATACTCCTATAAACCTTTGCATCATGATACTATCAACTGAGTGAatagtatacagttattgactgggttagAGGAAAACAGCTGTTTTATTTCACCCGAGAACGGGTTTGTTGCCCGAAGCCGTAGGCTGGGGGCAACAGATGCGTTCGAGGATCAAATAAAAtagctgttgtccgaggacccagtctataaatgttttgttatacaccttcatttttaaagggttttttacgagatgcacatggtttgttgacttcgaacttttaacaagacagtgtaaaattttgcgtacatttATAAACGTATCCattagttttctttaaaaaaacatacccaatattcaaattaataatcaatcattacatttttcGTATTCCTGCTTAGcgtttcatttaataaattctgtatttcatcatcagttaAACCATTGCGTACACAAAGCAGCAGACCGATAACCACATGACTTGCATATCCAATGAAAATAAGTCTGGCTATTGCCCGGTCAACAGTTTGTAAACCATGAGAGTGAGAATCGGTTTAACAGTTAAAATATTGGTTCTAAAtcgtattagttttatataggaaagAAAATTAAGGTGTATAGCAATcttctttatcgtgtcatacTTTATATGTTACCGTAATCAAATTAATGTAAACATAATTTtaagtgtacatatatatatgcgtTAAAGCTATGAACTGTTTGGGTCTtggtaataaacaatacaatacaatccCTGAAGTTTTGAATCCATCTTTTATGGCTTGTGGTCATTTTAAATCCATTTACTAAAATAGCCTCTGTGCTTATTTTACTAAATGGGGTATAGGAGTAAatgtattatatcattatcGATATTTAGCAAACAAAACAATTTGGATAGTGAACTTGAGCGATACGCACATTGCCTGTAAGAGGTCATACATATGTTGCATGTATGTGTACATGATTAAGAACGATGTGGGAGTGCATGTTTAAACATGCTTTATTCTCGGAAGATTAACAGTTTATGGATGTATGGATTTAATGAGTCCTcatgtttacaatttcatttagaacatTCAACAATATCATATTGATGAATTTTAAGAGAATCAAAGTATGACAATCATTGTTGTATATCTGACTCTGTTGATAATCCCAAATACGTCATTTTTTATGCAGTTGGTATTCCATAATGTCACTTAAGTGTTGAAGGTTTTTAATCGATCGATAAGGTTCTCTGTGTGTATGGACGCATAATATGTTATTGAGTTCAAACCAGGCTTCACATTCAGAGAATACACAACTTCATTTAAATTCAGAAAAGAAAATAATGGAAGCGTTACACAACttacaaaacatgaaagaataaatgaaatcttaaggAAAGTGaaggggtgttgctaaaacgcggaacggaaaacggaacagaatttaagaattagaatgattaatgtatatatagcatAGATAAAAACACCAAAAATCGGAAGAcaatactttattatgattaaaatcaaaattttgggaatttgtttacaagcgataaaacatttttatcttaaaattctgcatcgttactagcttgaaaatacggatgtatatttaattgctgttataaaatttagaaattcatttcaaaatgaaggattatctccctcatgcatagctcttatccttggacgaatttggctccacttgtttggcacgctgtttttggctatatttagatctaaaacttcatagttatttcggatttcaaacatttcggttgagcatcactgaagagacattatttgtcgaaatgcgcatctggtgcatcaaaattggtaccgtataagttttacataaattgattaagcgaagtacgaatttacaaagcgttttacaacaattttgaaatgtcgacattgacagatgtgttagTGAGCAGCGACACCTGAAGGGAAAGAACACACGCACTTTACGTGGTTTATATGCCCCCGGGTGGCAAAAGATCACTAACGCACCTTAAATTTACttgtaaatttacacataataccgtttATGTTTGTACTTACAACAAGGAGTGTgctatgtatatataacaaagACAATTCATGACCTCATTAAGTCAAAACGTTAAACATCTTTTGTTtgatatatcattttttaattaaCAGACTTtgtgaccgcagcactccaatcctaaaccACAaacacctgaagtatggatgtttCTACCCTCTCCctttatgataattttttttggtggcaataatttctctgacaTGTttgaattccctgtctatctcatccctctttcgattcatgtaatcgtttcacgctttttgtaagttttagagattgaccttctaccgttataataaaatacacaaggtatgcaacaaaaatttgtaaacaaactgggggtccccgtttcggggcacattttccaagtaattgcagcgttacctaaggaattttggcgagcg
Above is a genomic segment from Ostrea edulis chromosome 3, xbOstEdul1.1, whole genome shotgun sequence containing:
- the LOC125676724 gene encoding uncharacterized protein LOC125676724, which gives rise to MADVNLTCTVHSNDLLPLFCKDCDHLLCCDCITHDHAGHKLCNVSEVVEFHQQELQGVLKNEKSIQFLERLVVDSQGEQDRLAQHTEDLLRNVIDREEEIIAKVRIWRENLTDMIIQFREERDKYLKEKKNIISALLKMRERDIHLESERCNLEIIRINCAVRGLVDANESSSDETSDLIGFEIGSSSRYLNDIFGKISETEMSSDEISFNEAEKAKKMEEDEEEFYDCEGLHRCTFRTKSIKDIIPLQNLQTFLLSSGSIGTDPGSRFCTTGMTTDKQNNILLAVQNDNAIHLLDKSLTFQKLLMTAEDGLYRPTSVALDRDGYLWVGCENGELHIVNYRYLLNTDRQTRLKRKQRVIIKAKNMVQWRIEKFLNGDRGQ